One genomic window of Mycteria americana isolate JAX WOST 10 ecotype Jacksonville Zoo and Gardens chromosome Z, USCA_MyAme_1.0, whole genome shotgun sequence includes the following:
- the MARVELD2 gene encoding MARVEL domain-containing protein 2, whose product MSRSAGSEGGRPGRSLLPRGAGAGSPQSRDAEPGAASPLPPPLPLQPPFGPDAYPGEGSPGPSGPAELKPVRRFIPDSWKNFFKGRRNNGSSWDSTASDIRYVSDGVECSPPSSPAPLQPEPKSVPGSYKDPYGGSGGSYNSRKEAEAMLPGDPFGSLEHRAATCQTYSERVEAYNQRYAYMKSWAGLLRILCVAELLLGAAVFACVTAYVHKDNEWYNMFGYSQPYGYGAGSAYGGYSYSGPKTPFILVAAGMAWIVTIVLLVLGMSMYYRTILLDSNWWPLTEFGINVALFFLYMSAAIVYVNDTNRGGLCYYQLFKTPINASFCRVEGGQTAAIIFLFVTVIIYLISAVVSLKLWRHEGARRHRELMEREMKTHSSFPEKYESDDRPREEVTYRQLKSVERKPELLNGHIPAGHIPKPIVMPDYLAKYPAIQTDEMRDRYKAVFNDQFAEYKELSVEVHAVLKKFDELDGLMRQLPHHPESIYEQERISKVLQEYKKKKNDPAFLEKKERCEYLKNKLSHIKQRIQDYDKVMNWNVET is encoded by the exons ATGTCGAGGAGCGCCGGCTCGGAGGGCGGGCGGCCCGGCAGGTCCCtcctgccccgcggggccggcgcgggctCCCCGCAGTCCCGGGACGCGGAGCCGGGGGCCGCCTCCCCCTTGCCGCCTCcgctccccctgcagccccccttcGGCCCCGACGCCTAccccggggagggcagccccggcccgagCGGGCCGGCCGAGCTGAAGCCGGTCCGGCGGTTCATCCCGGACTCGTGGAAGAACTTCTTCAAAGGGAGACGCAACAACGGCTCCAGCTGGGACAGCACGGCCTCCGACATCAGGTACGTCTCGGACGGGGTCGAATGCTCGCCGCCGTCCTCCCCGGCTCCTCTGCAGCCGGAGCCCAAGTCGGTGCCCGGCTCCTACAAGGATCCTTACGGAGGATCGGGCGGAAGCTACAACTCGCGGAAGGAGGCCGAAGCCATGCTGCCCGGGGACCCCTTCGGGTCGCTGGAGCACCGCGCTGCCACCTGCCAGACGTACAGCGAGCGGGTGGAGGCCTACAACCAGCGGTACGCCTACATGAAGTCCTGGGCCGGCCTGCTCCGGATCCTCTGCGTGgcggagctgctgctgggtgccgCCGTCTTCGCCTGTGTCACGGCTTACGTGCACAAGGATAACGAATGGTACAACATGTTCGGGTACTCGCAGCCCTACGGCTACGGGGCCGGCAGCGCCTACGGAGGCTACTCCTACAGCGGACCCAAAACGCCTTTCATCCTGGTGGCAGCGGGAATGGCATGGATAGTCACAATAGTGCTGTTGGTGCTGGGCATGTCGATGTACTACCGGACTATCCTCCTCGATTCCAACTGGTGGCCTCTGACCGAGTTCGGAATTAACGTGGCCTTGTTCTTTCTGTACATGTCGGCTGCCATAGTGTATGTAAACGATACCAACCGAGGTGGGCTCTGCTATTACCAGTTGTTTAAGACGCCGATAAATGCATCTTTTTGCCGTGTAGAGGGAGGTCAGACAGCAGCAATCATCTTCTTGTTTGTCACGGTGATCATCTATCTAATTAGTGCGGTCGTTTCTCTGAAGTTATGGAGGCATGAAGGAGCTAGGAGGCACCGGGAGTTAATGGAGCGAGAG ATGAAAACACACTCCTCTTTTCCAGAAAAG tatgAAAGTGATGACAGACCAAGAGAAGAGGTCACTTACAGGCAGCTTaaatcagtggaaagaaaaccagaactACTTAATGGTCATATACCTGCAGGCCACATTCCTAAACCTATAGTCATGCCAGACTACTTAGC gAAATACCCAGCAATTCAAACAGATGAAATGCGAGACCGGTACAAAGCAGTATTCAATGATCAGTTTGCTGAGTATAAAGAACTGTCTGTGGAAGTTCATGCTGTATTAAAAAAGTTCGATGAGCTGGATGGATTGATGAGACAGCTTCCTCACCATCCTGAAAGCATATAT GAACAGGAAAGGATATCAAAAGTTCTGCAAGaatacaagaagaagaaaaat GATCCTgcatttctggagaaaaaggagCGTTGTGAATACCTAAAGAATAAGCTTTCTCACATAAAACAACGAATTCAGGACTATGATAAAGTTATGAATTGGAATGTAGAAACCTAG